In one Amaranthus tricolor cultivar Red isolate AtriRed21 chromosome 8, ASM2621246v1, whole genome shotgun sequence genomic region, the following are encoded:
- the LOC130820217 gene encoding uncharacterized protein LOC130820217: MSPQTETKASVGFKAGVKDYRLTYYTPEYETLDTDILAAFRVTPQPGVAPEEAGVAVAAESSTGTWTSVWTDGLTSLDRYKGRCYNIEPVAGEENQYICYVAYPLDLRYNFFHSLIQNERGALWKKQYVIELLIRRRPLTPNAIASGYTGGASKFAKGMQEETELAKATLNKAANKEVPGQRSVIVRVDGDPDPKEVVTKVSTVAGLCYYIPRCDEKQWQLKVKAMGFHCLFTCVITIASPCQCRSVGTLAF; the protein is encoded by the coding sequence ATGTCACCACAAACAGAGACTAAAGCAAGTGTTGGATTTAAAGCTGGTGTTAAAGATTACCGATTGACTTATTATACTCCTGAGTATGAAACCCTAGATACTGATATATTGGCAGCATTCCGAGTAACTCCTCAACCTGGAGTTGCACCTGAAGAAGCGGGGGTTGCAGTAGCTGCCGAATCTTCTACTGGTACATGGACAAGTGTATGGACCGACGGACTTACCAGTCTTGATCGTTACAAAGGACGATGCTACAACATCGAGCCCGTTGCTGGAGAAGAAAATCAATATATTTGTTATGTAGCGTATCCTTTAGACCTTAGAtacaatttttttcattctttaattcagAACGAACGGGGCGCGCTTTGGAAGAAGCAATATGTTATAGAGCTACTAATAAGAAGGCGGCCCTTAACCCCAAATGCCATTGCCAGCGGATATACGGGGGGAGCATCAAAATTTGCGAAAGGAATGCAAGAGGAGACTGAACTTGCAAAAGCTACCTTGAACAAAGCCGCAAACAAAGAAGTTCCCGGTCAAAGGAGTGTCATCGTAAGGGTTGATGGTGATCCAGACCCAAAAGAAGTTGTCACCAAAGTAAGCACGGTGGCAGGACTTTGCTATTACATCCCCCGATGCGATGAAAAGCAGTGGCAGCTCAAAGTCAAAGCAATGGGTTTTCATTGTCTTTTCACATGCGTAATAACGATTGCTTCCCCATGCCAATGTCGATCAGTTGGTACTTTAGCATTTTAG
- the LOC130820218 gene encoding NAD(P)H-quinone oxidoreductase subunit K, chloroplastic-like, with protein sequence MQRKKKNKIETVMNSIEFPLLDRIAQNSVISTTSNDLSNWSRLSSLWPLLYGTSCCFIEFASLIGSRFDFDRYGLVPRSSPRQADLILTAGTVTMKMAPSLVRLYEQMPEPKYVIAMGACTITGGMFSTDSYSTVRGVDKLIPVDVYLPGCPPKPEAVIDAITKLRKKISREIYEDRIKSQQKNRCFTINHKFRVERSIHTGNYDQELLYKYKIRSTSEIPHETFFKYKSSSSSHELVN encoded by the coding sequence AtgcaacgaaaaaaaaaaaataagattgaaACAGTTATGAATTCCATTGAGTTTCCACTACTTGATCGAATAGCCCAAAATTCAGTTATTTCAACTACATCAAATGATCTTTCAAATTGGTCAAGGCTCTCGAGTTTATGGCCGCTTCTCTACGGTACCAGTTGTTGCTTCATTGAATTTGCTTCATTAATAGGCTCGCGATTCGACTTTGATCGTTATGGACTGGTACCCAGATCGAGCCCTAGACAAGCGGACCTAATTTTAACAGCAGGTACCGTAACAATGAAAATGGCACCTTCTTTAGTGAGATTATATGAGCAAATGCCTGAACCAAAATATGTTATTGCTATGGGAGCATGTACAATTACAGGAGGGATGTTCAGTACCGATTCTTATAGTACTGTTCGAGGGGTCGATAAACTAATTCCTGTGGATGTCTATTTGCCGGGCTGCCCCCCTAAACCAGAAGCAGTTATAGATGCTATAACAAAGCTTCGTAAAAAAATATCTCGGGAAATCTATGAAGATAGAATTAAGTCTCAACAGAAGAATCGATGTTTTACTATCAATCACAAGTTTCGTGTTGAGCGTAGCATTCATACcggaaattatgatcaagaattgctttataaatataaaattcgaTCTACTTCCGAGATTCCTCATGAAACATTTTTCAAGTACAAAAGCTCATCATCTTCCCATGAATTAGTGAATTAA
- the LOC130820219 gene encoding NAD(P)H-quinone oxidoreductase subunit J, chloroplastic-like, whose translation MQGCLSAWLVKHGLVHRSLGFDYQGIETLQIKPEDWHSIAVILYVYGYNYLRSQCAYDVVPGGLLASVYHLTRIEYGVDQPEEVCIKVFASRRNPRIPSVFWVWKSADFQERESYDMLGISYDNHPRLKRILMPESWIGWPLRKDYIVPNFYEIQDAY comes from the coding sequence ATGCAGGGTTGTTTGTCTGCTTGGCTAGTCAAACACGGGCTAGTTCATAGATCTTTGGGCTTCGATTACCAAGGAATAGAGACTTTACAAATAAAGCCCGAAGATTGGCATTCCATTGCTgttattttatatgtatatggTTACAATTATTTACGTTCTCAATGTGCTTATGATGTAGTACCAGGCGGGCTGTTAGCTAGTGTGTATCATCTTACGAGAATAGAATACGGTGTGGATCAACCAGAAGAAGTATGCATAAAAGTATTTGCTTCAAGGAGGAATCCTAGAATTCCGTCCGTTTTCTGGGTTTGGAAAAGCGCGGATTTTCAAGAACGGGAATCTTATGATATGTTGGGAATCTCCTATGATAATCATCCACGCTTGAAACGTATTTTAATGCCTGAAAGTTGGATAGGATGGCCCCTACGTAAGGATTATATTGTCCCCAATTTTTATGAAATACAAGATGCTTATTGA